The Dioscorea cayenensis subsp. rotundata cultivar TDr96_F1 chromosome 7, TDr96_F1_v2_PseudoChromosome.rev07_lg8_w22 25.fasta, whole genome shotgun sequence genome includes a region encoding these proteins:
- the LOC120265933 gene encoding uncharacterized protein LOC120265933, whose amino-acid sequence MMPIQWHRLDLKASSMMSTQRPRLDIKPIINIKLDDYTSKRIRVVAQADPDPRREADSGEEEERIEEKEEELESLEGEAMEGHDDGREPSDYDRRAHIFDESAKVFEALRRRSFHPDKDDD is encoded by the coding sequence ATGATGCCCATCCAATGGCACAGATTAGATCTTAAAGCTTCTTCGATGATGTCAACTCAACGGCCCAGATTAGATATCAAGCCCATCATTAACATCAAGCTTGATGATTATACTAGTAAGCGGATTCGGGTAGTTGCCCAAGCGGATCCAGATCCGAGAAGAGAAGCGGATTCGGgtgaagaggaagaaaggaTTGAAGAGAAGGAAGAGGAGCTGGAGAGCTTGGAGGGGGAGGCCATGGAGGGACATGATGATGGGCGTGAACCGTCGGATTATGATCGGAGGGCTCATATCTTCGATGAGAGCGCCAAAGTCTTTGAGGCTCTTCGCCGCCGTAGTTTCCACCCGGATAAAGACGATGACTGA